Proteins from a genomic interval of Pseudodesulfovibrio nedwellii:
- a CDS encoding TrkH family potassium uptake protein codes for MRAKLFSPYWLPVWFFGGTILIGAFILHLDASHPGGSLSFVDALFTATSAMCVTGLAVVDTGSYFSTFGLDVLLVLIQLGGLGIMTFTTLIIHLLGKHVSLNDRIAVGQSLLRDPSFSLPKFLARVVLWTFFFEGAGAAALWAMDPVGFAPYSAIFHSISAFCNAGFSLYSDSLTHWAGHGGVNSVFMILITVGGLGFYVLIDCASYFRKLTVRLVRKRQAMPKLSWHSSVVLSTSLFLVVVGAVVFYFAEGAAGNAPADFSEHLWTALFQSVTCRTAGFNTVDIGNMANVSLVFMMLLMLIGGSPGSCAGGIKTTTFRALCGFVWAQFRGREQVQLGRFALTQGALNKVISLTTMTFILVAVGTMVLTALESGDSSYLMAREEFILNMFETVSAFGTVGLSTGLTPLLDDVEKVTVIILMFVGRLGPVWLLSALQSWQTERRYKVPTSNLPFG; via the coding sequence ATGCGCGCTAAATTATTTTCTCCATACTGGCTGCCTGTCTGGTTCTTTGGTGGAACCATTCTGATCGGCGCATTCATCCTGCATCTTGACGCAAGTCATCCCGGCGGTTCGCTTTCTTTTGTGGATGCGCTTTTCACTGCGACGTCCGCCATGTGCGTTACCGGCTTGGCCGTGGTCGATACTGGCTCATATTTTTCCACCTTTGGGCTGGATGTGTTGTTGGTGCTCATCCAGCTTGGCGGCCTGGGGATCATGACTTTCACCACGCTTATTATTCATCTGCTCGGCAAGCATGTGTCGTTGAATGATCGTATCGCCGTAGGGCAGAGTTTGTTGCGCGATCCATCATTCAGCTTGCCCAAATTCTTGGCGCGAGTTGTGTTGTGGACATTTTTCTTTGAAGGAGCCGGAGCTGCAGCGCTCTGGGCTATGGACCCGGTGGGGTTTGCTCCTTATTCCGCAATATTTCATTCCATCTCCGCTTTTTGTAATGCCGGCTTTTCTCTGTATTCGGATAGCTTGACGCACTGGGCAGGCCATGGCGGGGTGAATTCAGTTTTCATGATACTCATTACCGTCGGTGGTCTGGGGTTTTACGTGCTTATCGATTGTGCGTCTTATTTCAGGAAGTTGACTGTTCGGCTGGTGCGGAAACGGCAGGCCATGCCAAAATTGAGTTGGCATTCATCCGTTGTACTCAGTACGTCATTGTTTTTGGTGGTGGTTGGTGCGGTGGTTTTTTATTTTGCCGAAGGAGCTGCCGGGAATGCTCCCGCAGATTTTTCCGAACATTTATGGACCGCACTTTTCCAGTCTGTGACATGTCGAACTGCCGGTTTTAATACGGTTGATATCGGCAACATGGCCAATGTATCATTAGTTTTCATGATGCTGCTCATGCTTATTGGCGGCTCGCCCGGTTCGTGTGCGGGTGGTATCAAGACTACGACATTTCGGGCTTTGTGTGGATTTGTCTGGGCGCAGTTTCGAGGGCGTGAGCAGGTTCAGTTGGGGCGATTTGCATTGACGCAGGGCGCGTTGAATAAGGTTATCTCGTTAACCACCATGACATTTATTTTAGTTGCTGTTGGAACCATGGTGTTGACGGCTCTTGAGAGCGGGGACAGCTCGTACCTCATGGCGCGTGAAGAATTTATTCTTAATATGTTTGAGACCGTTTCCGCTTTTGGTACGGTAGGACTTTCAACCGGCCTGACTCCCTTGCTTGATGATGTGGAAAAAGTGACGGTTATCATACTTATGTTTGTCGGGCGACTGGGACCAGTATGGCTGTTGTCGGCTCTTCAGAGCTGGCAGACTGAACGGCGGTACAAGGTGCCTACTTCCAATTTGCCGTTTGGATAG
- a CDS encoding potassium channel family protein yields the protein MAGNNEVGVIGLGKFGFALAKALTDLGQDVVGVDNDAENVRRAQDTLAQVYEADATDEKTLSQIGFQDLEKVIVSTGDSMEASILVVLNLQTIGVKNIWVKAFSQEHERVLYKLGVPFVVFPEAFVAFQLAHRLAVPGLHEYFGLGNDVATREVVVDDWTGKTLRELNLTNAYQVQVIAFRHSGESEFRFVPQANRVLEKGDVLVLLGKTEDIIQVEKF from the coding sequence ATGGCGGGTAATAATGAAGTCGGCGTCATAGGACTCGGCAAATTCGGATTCGCATTAGCCAAGGCTCTGACCGACCTTGGACAAGATGTGGTCGGTGTGGACAATGATGCAGAAAATGTCCGCCGGGCGCAGGATACTCTGGCTCAAGTGTATGAAGCTGATGCCACGGATGAGAAGACGCTTAGTCAGATTGGATTTCAGGATCTTGAAAAGGTTATCGTGTCCACGGGTGATTCCATGGAAGCGAGTATCCTTGTTGTGCTGAATCTGCAAACCATTGGCGTAAAAAATATATGGGTCAAGGCGTTCAGCCAGGAACATGAGCGAGTGCTGTACAAGCTGGGTGTGCCATTTGTAGTCTTTCCCGAGGCGTTTGTGGCATTTCAATTGGCGCATCGTTTAGCAGTGCCGGGATTGCATGAATATTTTGGACTTGGCAATGATGTGGCAACTCGTGAGGTCGTGGTGGATGACTGGACGGGAAAGACCTTGCGGGAACTCAATTTAACCAATGCCTATCAGGTGCAGGTTATTGCTTTTCGTCATTCCGGGGAGTCGGAATTTCGTTTTGTTCCACAGGCAAATCGGGTGCTGGAAAAGGGGGATGTACTTGTCCTGCTTGGAAAGACCGAAGATATTATTCAAGTCGAAAAATTTTAG
- a CDS encoding DUF2238 domain-containing protein: MDNESPFFRYFPHGLAAAFTLLWGILAINPVMRDVWWAENLPIIIIFLLLVVTFKIFRFSNLAYGLMACWLILHTIGGHYTFANVPFDFITDFFGFERNHFDRLGHYSIGFYAFPIAEFLTRKRLAKPVVIYLFSLFAIMALAAGYEVIEWWYAVMAGGDAGIEFLGSQGDIWDAQTDMLADTLGAVTTLILFRFSGIRADD, from the coding sequence ATGGACAACGAAAGCCCCTTTTTCCGCTATTTCCCGCACGGACTTGCCGCAGCCTTCACTCTGCTCTGGGGAATTCTCGCTATCAATCCGGTGATGCGTGACGTCTGGTGGGCAGAAAATCTACCGATCATCATTATCTTCCTGCTGCTGGTCGTGACCTTCAAGATTTTCAGATTCTCCAATCTTGCATATGGACTGATGGCCTGCTGGCTTATCCTGCACACCATTGGTGGTCATTACACTTTTGCCAACGTACCTTTTGATTTCATCACGGATTTCTTCGGATTCGAGCGCAATCATTTTGACCGATTAGGACATTACTCCATCGGCTTCTACGCATTTCCCATAGCAGAATTTCTGACCCGCAAACGACTGGCGAAACCTGTCGTGATTTATCTGTTTAGCCTGTTCGCCATCATGGCGCTGGCCGCAGGATATGAGGTCATCGAATGGTGGTACGCAGTCATGGCTGGCGGAGATGCCGGAATCGAGTTCCTCGGGTCACAGGGTGACATATGGGATGCCCAGACTGACATGCTCGCGGACACTCTCGGTGCCGTGACCACACTCATTCTGTTCAGATTCTCAGGAATCCGGGCCGACGATTAA
- the aroL gene encoding shikimate kinase AroL, translating into MDLQQNIFLIGLRACGKTSVGRLLADRLGIDFVDTDHALVQTVGVEIAEYVERHGWDAFRERESETLLREAIPGGRVIGGGGGIVLRKENRAILHGGITIYLKADAEELARRLMNDPNEKQRPSLTGKSVADEVREVLIERAPLYEGCADIVTNGVSINEVVEQIIRELGRLS; encoded by the coding sequence ATGGACTTACAGCAGAATATATTTCTTATTGGGCTGCGCGCGTGCGGCAAGACGAGTGTCGGGCGGCTGCTCGCAGATCGTCTCGGCATTGATTTTGTGGATACGGATCATGCTTTGGTGCAAACCGTAGGCGTAGAAATCGCGGAATACGTGGAGCGTCACGGATGGGATGCTTTTCGGGAGCGTGAGAGTGAGACTCTACTCCGTGAAGCCATACCCGGCGGGCGTGTCATAGGGGGTGGCGGTGGTATTGTTTTGCGAAAGGAAAATCGTGCTATCTTGCATGGGGGCATTACAATCTATCTTAAGGCTGACGCGGAAGAATTGGCTCGTCGGTTGATGAATGATCCCAATGAGAAACAGCGTCCATCCCTGACGGGGAAATCCGTAGCCGATGAGGTGCGTGAAGTCTTGATCGAACGCGCTCCATTATATGAAGGGTGCGCTGATATCGTGACGAATGGTGTGAGCATCAATGAGGTCGTCGAGCAAATCATCCGTGAGCTTGGGCGGCTTTCCTGA
- a CDS encoding fumarate reductase flavoprotein subunit, producing MQTIYTDFLVVGAGLAGERAAVEAADAGFSAICLSLVPARRSHSSAAQGGMQASLGNSVMGEGDCPDVHFADTVKGSDWGCDQEVARLFADTAPIEMRRLAHWGVPWNRVVPGKSIYYKGGKQFEKIEAEDKEGLIMARSFGGTAKWRTCYTSDGTGHAVMCTMDNRCAQVGVEVHDKTEAIALIQDGDTCYGVVARCLRTGELLTYLSKATMIAAGGFGRIYPNTTNAVICDGGAHTMCVDTGVVPMGNMEAVQFHPTGIVPTDILVTEGCRGDGGTLLDVNEKRFMHEYEPDKAELASRDVVSRWMTHHMREGHGVKSPYGEHLWLDIRHLGEEHITGKLREVYEICTSFLGVNPIHQLIPVRPTQHYSMGGVRTNRDGAAYGLKGLFAAGEAACWDMHGFNRLGGNSLAETVVAGGLIGRKIAEYLQGCETEFKTSLINDTVKKQQSRIDDLINCTNGSENVYKVRAAMQDALHKGANIFRTQEGLETCVASLQEALARARNVGLRSDGKGVNPELAAALKLEGQAKMALMVAYGALMRTESRGSHNREDFTARNDRDWLNRTLAYWKNEGDTLPTLEYEAATEVVEIPPGDRGYGKSEIISADDKKE from the coding sequence ATGCAGACTATCTACACCGATTTTCTTGTTGTCGGCGCAGGTCTGGCGGGCGAGCGTGCTGCTGTTGAAGCGGCAGACGCTGGTTTCTCCGCCATCTGTTTGAGCCTGGTCCCGGCTCGTCGTTCCCATTCTTCCGCAGCACAGGGTGGCATGCAGGCTTCCTTGGGTAACTCGGTCATGGGTGAGGGCGACTGTCCAGACGTTCACTTCGCGGACACCGTTAAAGGTTCCGACTGGGGTTGCGATCAGGAAGTGGCCCGTCTGTTCGCAGACACGGCTCCCATTGAAATGCGTCGTCTGGCCCATTGGGGCGTGCCTTGGAACCGTGTTGTTCCTGGTAAGTCCATTTACTACAAGGGCGGCAAGCAGTTTGAAAAAATTGAAGCCGAGGACAAAGAAGGGTTGATCATGGCCCGTTCCTTCGGCGGTACGGCCAAATGGCGTACCTGTTATACTTCGGATGGCACAGGCCATGCGGTTATGTGTACCATGGACAATAGGTGTGCCCAAGTGGGCGTCGAGGTCCATGACAAGACTGAAGCCATAGCCTTGATTCAGGATGGCGATACTTGCTACGGCGTTGTTGCCCGTTGTTTGCGTACTGGTGAGCTACTGACTTATTTGTCCAAAGCGACCATGATCGCGGCAGGCGGTTTCGGACGTATTTATCCGAATACCACGAACGCGGTTATTTGTGATGGTGGAGCGCACACCATGTGTGTGGATACCGGCGTGGTTCCCATGGGTAATATGGAAGCCGTTCAGTTCCATCCGACCGGCATCGTGCCGACCGATATTCTCGTCACCGAAGGTTGTCGCGGTGATGGCGGAACGCTTCTCGACGTCAATGAAAAACGCTTCATGCACGAGTACGAGCCTGATAAGGCCGAACTTGCTTCTCGCGACGTGGTTTCCCGTTGGATGACTCATCACATGCGCGAAGGACATGGCGTCAAGTCTCCATACGGCGAACATCTCTGGCTTGATATTCGTCATTTGGGTGAAGAACATATCACTGGCAAGCTTCGTGAAGTGTACGAAATTTGTACATCCTTCCTTGGCGTTAATCCGATTCACCAGTTGATTCCGGTTCGTCCCACACAGCATTATTCCATGGGTGGTGTCCGTACCAACAGGGACGGTGCCGCGTATGGTCTTAAAGGCCTGTTCGCAGCTGGTGAGGCGGCATGTTGGGATATGCATGGATTCAACCGTTTGGGTGGTAACTCTCTTGCTGAAACCGTCGTTGCAGGTGGTCTCATCGGTCGCAAGATTGCTGAATACCTCCAAGGATGCGAGACTGAATTCAAGACCTCGCTCATCAATGATACGGTTAAGAAGCAACAGTCTCGTATTGATGATCTTATCAACTGCACCAACGGTTCCGAGAATGTTTACAAGGTCCGTGCAGCCATGCAGGATGCCTTGCACAAGGGTGCGAATATCTTCCGTACTCAGGAAGGTTTGGAGACCTGTGTCGCTTCTCTTCAGGAAGCATTGGCACGAGCGAGGAATGTAGGTTTGCGGTCCGATGGCAAGGGAGTCAACCCGGAATTGGCCGCAGCACTTAAGCTTGAAGGTCAGGCCAAGATGGCTTTGATGGTCGCTTACGGTGCGCTTATGCGGACGGAATCCCGTGGTTCTCACAACCGCGAAGACTTCACCGCGCGTAATGACCGTGATTGGCTCAATCGTACATTGGCTTATTGGAAGAACGAAGGCGACACACTGCCGACGCTCGAATATGAAGCCGCCACCGAGGTCGTCGAAATTCCTCCGGGAGACCGTGGCTACGGCAAGTCCGAAATCATCAGCGCCGACGACAAGAAGGAATAA
- a CDS encoding DUF933 domain-containing protein yields the protein MKTAIFGFSGSGKTDLFAALAGPDAAAAGNRAMIKVPDARLDPLIQLFNPKKITYSEIEYLDIPGGGGKGTGLGNRVLNEVRPYDCLIGVLDAFSGMNDPQQQWQAIEADMMVTDMAVIEKRLEKLEADGKKNKALVDPKEQDALQQALTLLEEEKALRTNEEISTLPELKGYKFLSARPILYAWNCPEGEEAGVELPEETTGMAHIAVAAKLERELAEIDDPEEKAMFLQDLGISESALDKVIGKTYHLLGLISFLTAGEDECRAWPVRVGSTAPQAAGVIHTDFEKGFIRAEVIGYDDFLKFGDFKKVKDAGKARLEGKEYIVKDADIIEFRFNV from the coding sequence ATGAAGACTGCTATTTTCGGGTTTTCTGGCTCAGGCAAAACAGATCTTTTCGCAGCTCTGGCAGGCCCGGACGCTGCTGCCGCAGGGAACAGGGCCATGATTAAAGTTCCAGACGCTCGCCTTGACCCGTTGATTCAGCTCTTCAATCCTAAAAAAATCACCTATAGTGAGATAGAATATCTCGACATCCCCGGAGGCGGAGGCAAAGGCACCGGACTCGGAAATCGAGTACTCAATGAAGTGCGCCCCTACGATTGTCTTATTGGTGTTCTGGATGCATTTTCAGGCATGAACGACCCGCAACAACAATGGCAAGCCATCGAGGCCGACATGATGGTTACAGACATGGCTGTCATCGAAAAACGACTCGAAAAACTCGAAGCCGACGGCAAAAAAAACAAGGCATTGGTTGACCCCAAAGAACAGGATGCACTCCAACAAGCTCTGACCCTACTTGAAGAAGAAAAAGCGCTCAGGACCAATGAAGAAATCTCCACCCTGCCAGAACTCAAAGGCTACAAATTTCTGTCTGCCCGACCGATACTTTATGCATGGAACTGCCCCGAAGGCGAAGAGGCTGGGGTCGAATTACCCGAAGAAACCACCGGCATGGCCCACATCGCAGTAGCGGCAAAGCTTGAACGTGAACTCGCCGAAATCGATGATCCCGAAGAAAAGGCCATGTTCCTTCAAGACCTCGGCATTTCCGAATCAGCACTGGATAAGGTCATCGGCAAGACATACCATTTGCTTGGACTTATTTCCTTTTTGACCGCTGGCGAAGATGAGTGCCGCGCATGGCCTGTACGTGTCGGTTCCACAGCGCCTCAGGCAGCCGGTGTCATCCACACTGACTTTGAAAAGGGATTTATCCGTGCCGAAGTTATTGGCTATGACGACTTCCTAAAATTCGGTGATTTCAAAAAGGTCAAGGATGCGGGCAAGGCTCGGTTGGAAGGCAAGGAATACATCGTTAAAGATGCAGATATCATTGAATTTCGATTCAATGTGTAA
- a CDS encoding ferredoxin has protein sequence MTNENTCTKHREIGIELGDCRLCQGCIEMNPDVFEWDDNLDMPYVCRSKVTEEEVRDIMNSCPEGCIVFVDC, from the coding sequence ATGACAAACGAAAACACTTGCACAAAGCACCGCGAAATTGGAATCGAGTTAGGTGATTGCCGCCTATGTCAGGGGTGTATCGAAATGAACCCGGATGTCTTTGAATGGGACGACAATCTCGACATGCCTTATGTCTGTCGCTCAAAGGTGACTGAAGAAGAGGTTCGGGACATCATGAATTCATGCCCTGAAGGCTGTATCGTCTTTGTGGACTGCTAG
- a CDS encoding succinate dehydrogenase/fumarate reductase cytochrome b subunit translates to MSISYAPAGKSGKWDGALDWLQMLSGVSLILFMWCHMLLVSSVVISPNVMNSIAHFFEATGMAQVGGPLIFLVFLTHFVLAARKIPFRADGQKTIWQHARMMRHGDTWLWVVQVVSAMIILVMGSIHMWVILTDLPITAAKSAARIQGGFWAVFYLILLPLAELHVGIGFYRIGVKWGFVKDKDRPKFKRSENMLTLLFVGIGLVTLVRFLFLSVN, encoded by the coding sequence ATGTCCATCAGTTACGCACCAGCTGGCAAATCCGGCAAGTGGGATGGCGCATTGGACTGGCTCCAGATGCTGTCCGGCGTCAGTCTGATTTTGTTTATGTGGTGTCACATGCTACTGGTTTCCAGTGTTGTTATCAGCCCGAATGTCATGAACTCTATCGCTCATTTTTTTGAGGCGACGGGTATGGCTCAGGTTGGCGGTCCGCTTATTTTTCTTGTTTTCCTGACACATTTTGTACTGGCCGCCCGGAAGATTCCGTTCCGTGCTGATGGTCAAAAAACCATCTGGCAGCATGCCCGGATGATGCGTCATGGTGACACCTGGCTGTGGGTAGTCCAGGTTGTGTCCGCTATGATTATTTTGGTTATGGGTTCGATCCATATGTGGGTGATTCTTACTGACCTTCCTATTACCGCAGCCAAGTCCGCCGCTCGTATTCAGGGTGGATTCTGGGCCGTTTTCTATCTTATTCTCCTGCCTTTGGCAGAGCTGCATGTCGGCATCGGTTTTTACCGTATTGGCGTGAAGTGGGGATTTGTGAAGGACAAGGATCGTCCCAAGTTCAAGCGCAGTGAAAATATGCTTACTTTGCTCTTTGTTGGTATCGGACTGGTTACTCTGGTTCGATTCCTTTTTTTGAGCGTTAACTAG
- the aroC gene encoding chorismate synthase produces MSGNTFGSIFRLTTFGESHGPGLGGVVDGCPAGIPLDESMLQLELDKRKPGQGGLASTARKEADKVEILSGVFEGKTTGTSIGFTIPNTNQRSHDYSTIKDVFRPGHADYSFTAKYGFRDYRGGGRSSGRETVSRVAGGAIAQELLRSEGIAIYAYTVELGGIPVNAYDFEGAQDRPYFSPDPDIVDVWNDRVKDVKSQGDTLGGVVEVRATSVPAGLGEPVFDKLDARLAYALMSVGAVKGVEIGSGMNASCSLGSLNNDPIGPDGFLSNNAGGILGGISSGQDIVARAFIKPIPSISQEQSTVTTDGIATSLSIGGRHDIAAIPRINPVLKAMMAMTIADMLLLDRRLGVRD; encoded by the coding sequence ATGAGCGGCAATACATTCGGTAGCATTTTTCGATTGACCACCTTTGGAGAATCTCATGGTCCCGGACTTGGGGGCGTGGTCGATGGTTGCCCTGCAGGAATCCCCCTTGATGAATCCATGCTTCAATTGGAACTTGATAAACGCAAGCCCGGGCAGGGTGGACTGGCTTCAACAGCGCGCAAGGAAGCGGATAAGGTCGAGATATTATCCGGTGTTTTTGAAGGCAAGACCACTGGTACATCCATTGGGTTTACCATCCCCAACACGAACCAGCGTTCACATGATTATTCCACGATTAAGGACGTATTTCGGCCCGGTCATGCCGATTATTCCTTTACAGCCAAGTATGGTTTTCGTGATTATCGCGGAGGCGGTCGTTCGTCGGGGCGTGAGACAGTCTCTCGTGTCGCCGGAGGAGCCATTGCCCAAGAGCTTCTACGAAGCGAAGGTATTGCCATTTATGCCTATACCGTGGAGTTGGGCGGTATCCCTGTGAATGCGTATGATTTTGAAGGTGCACAGGATCGTCCCTACTTTAGTCCTGACCCTGATATTGTTGATGTCTGGAATGATCGGGTGAAAGACGTAAAGTCTCAGGGTGATACCTTGGGTGGCGTGGTGGAAGTTCGGGCTACATCAGTTCCTGCCGGACTCGGTGAGCCAGTGTTCGACAAACTGGATGCACGACTTGCCTATGCCCTTATGTCTGTGGGGGCGGTCAAAGGTGTGGAAATTGGTTCCGGTATGAATGCGTCCTGCTCACTGGGGAGTCTCAACAATGACCCCATAGGGCCTGATGGATTTTTGTCTAATAATGCCGGCGGTATTCTTGGTGGAATCTCATCCGGTCAGGATATCGTGGCGAGGGCATTCATCAAGCCTATTCCGTCCATTTCGCAGGAACAGAGTACTGTCACCACCGATGGAATTGCTACGTCTCTTTCTATTGGTGGCAGGCACGATATAGCGGCTATTCCGCGCATTAATCCTGTGCTCAAGGCCATGATGGCCATGACCATTGCGGATATGTTGCTGTTGGATAGAAGGTTGGGCGTACGCGATTAA
- a CDS encoding M16 family metallopeptidase has product MFRTLLLLAGLTMIATGCQITHMNKTQTTDFTPVQKTTLSTTTQGDTNIVKLKNGLTVLIKEDDRFPLVNVRLYVHAGSAYETPEIAGISHQLEHMVFKGTEKRGPGETALQIESAGGMLNAATSFDYTVYYVEVPDDKWALGMDVVTDMAFHPAIDPVELESEKKVVLEELERGEDTPSSKLFKTLQSMIWKDSSYEWPIIGYRETVQSFTQKDIKKYIADHYQPQSMLLVVTGKVDPDQILVEANKLLGSLENTRSFTPPEAIAIPETGSGPQVVKMSGNWNKVYLGAAFPIPHGSSGKIAGLELLSQLMGGDDTSRLYRKFKYEEQLVDSISVSPLSLERGGMMYIHAILDADKVDQFWSELMTELATFDPTEFTDREIERAKLNLEDSLFLTKETLSGLASKIGYFQFFENGEQAEKNYLFALSQVTRDEMKNVYDEFIRPDQLSVAILVPEGNGISAKNLTAITNKEWPVKDALKKKAAVKLTETPTEITLPGGSKLVLLPDETLPYTAMSMYWSGGDGELTPEQQGLASLTATGLTRGTMKMTATEIQDFMSDHAASLGSTAGRNVFAVECKFPTRFTDKILPLISDTLTSPAFDETEVNRAKQDQIAGIKRSEDQPMGLAFRHLFPFLYKTGPYALLHQGTPEEVEAFTNADIIRFWNRQSMQPFTLAVCGQYDQAAIEAFATKIAETLTAQDKPYEFTTPEWGKKREMTMQLPERNQSHILMLFPTPGKTDMKISADFEMLKTALSGQSGLLFRDLRDKQGLAYTVTSMFWQSTNTGFIALYIGTSPDKVDQSMAGFKTVLADLAATPLPEVELERARNIIVGNYYQDHQSLISRSRQAASLMARGFDRDYEEKLIKHAKNVTPQDIQEAVKKYMTVDKAYIMKVTP; this is encoded by the coding sequence ATGTTCCGAACATTATTATTGCTGGCCGGTCTGACCATGATCGCAACCGGCTGCCAAATAACACACATGAATAAAACACAGACCACCGATTTCACGCCTGTCCAGAAGACCACCCTGTCCACAACCACACAGGGTGACACAAATATCGTCAAGCTTAAAAACGGGCTGACCGTGCTCATCAAGGAAGACGACCGCTTTCCGTTGGTCAACGTTCGACTGTATGTCCACGCGGGAAGTGCCTACGAAACTCCCGAAATCGCGGGCATCAGCCACCAGCTTGAGCACATGGTCTTCAAAGGAACCGAGAAACGCGGTCCCGGCGAAACAGCTCTTCAAATTGAATCCGCAGGCGGCATGCTCAATGCAGCCACAAGCTTTGACTACACTGTCTATTATGTAGAAGTACCCGACGACAAATGGGCACTCGGCATGGACGTAGTCACTGACATGGCCTTTCATCCGGCCATTGATCCGGTTGAGCTTGAAAGCGAAAAAAAGGTTGTCCTTGAAGAACTGGAACGTGGTGAAGACACCCCGAGCAGTAAACTCTTCAAGACCCTGCAGTCCATGATCTGGAAAGACTCCTCCTACGAATGGCCCATTATCGGTTATCGGGAGACTGTCCAATCCTTTACGCAGAAAGACATCAAAAAATATATAGCCGATCACTATCAGCCGCAGTCCATGCTTCTGGTCGTAACTGGCAAAGTGGACCCGGATCAGATTCTGGTTGAAGCCAACAAACTGCTCGGCTCTCTGGAAAACACCCGTTCCTTCACCCCACCCGAGGCTATCGCGATCCCGGAAACAGGTTCCGGCCCGCAGGTCGTCAAAATGAGTGGCAACTGGAACAAGGTTTACCTTGGAGCCGCCTTCCCCATTCCGCACGGTTCGTCCGGCAAAATTGCCGGTCTTGAATTGCTGTCACAACTCATGGGTGGAGACGATACTTCTCGCCTGTACAGAAAGTTTAAATACGAAGAACAGTTGGTCGACAGCATTTCGGTGTCGCCTCTCTCTCTTGAGCGCGGCGGCATGATGTACATCCACGCCATCCTTGATGCGGACAAAGTCGATCAGTTCTGGTCCGAACTTATGACCGAACTGGCAACCTTCGATCCCACGGAATTCACGGATCGCGAAATCGAGCGTGCCAAACTGAATCTTGAAGACTCCCTGTTCCTGACCAAGGAAACACTGTCCGGTCTTGCCAGCAAAATTGGATATTTCCAATTCTTTGAAAATGGTGAACAGGCCGAAAAAAATTATCTCTTCGCACTCAGTCAGGTCACACGCGACGAAATGAAAAATGTCTACGACGAATTCATCCGTCCCGACCAGTTGTCTGTGGCCATACTTGTACCTGAAGGCAATGGCATATCTGCAAAGAATCTGACGGCCATTACCAATAAAGAATGGCCCGTAAAGGATGCACTCAAGAAAAAAGCGGCTGTCAAACTGACAGAGACCCCCACGGAGATTACTCTGCCTGGTGGCAGCAAACTCGTGCTCCTGCCCGACGAAACCCTGCCGTACACCGCCATGAGCATGTACTGGAGCGGTGGTGATGGCGAACTGACACCCGAACAGCAGGGACTCGCTTCCTTGACCGCCACGGGACTGACTCGAGGCACCATGAAAATGACTGCCACTGAAATTCAGGATTTCATGTCCGACCACGCGGCCAGCCTCGGTTCCACCGCAGGCCGTAACGTCTTTGCCGTTGAATGCAAATTCCCCACCCGATTTACCGACAAAATATTACCGCTCATTAGCGACACGTTGACATCACCGGCTTTTGACGAAACCGAGGTCAACAGGGCTAAACAGGATCAAATTGCGGGTATAAAGCGCAGTGAAGACCAGCCCATGGGGCTTGCCTTCCGTCATCTCTTCCCCTTCCTGTACAAGACAGGTCCTTACGCCTTGTTGCATCAAGGGACACCCGAAGAAGTGGAAGCCTTCACCAATGCGGATATCATCCGCTTCTGGAACAGGCAGTCCATGCAGCCTTTCACACTGGCTGTTTGCGGACAGTACGATCAGGCGGCCATTGAGGCATTCGCCACCAAGATAGCCGAAACATTGACGGCACAGGACAAACCGTACGAATTCACCACACCTGAATGGGGCAAAAAACGGGAAATGACCATGCAACTGCCGGAACGCAATCAGTCGCATATTCTGATGCTCTTCCCCACTCCCGGCAAAACCGACATGAAAATATCTGCCGATTTCGAAATGCTCAAGACGGCCCTATCCGGTCAGTCCGGCCTGCTCTTCCGCGATCTGCGAGACAAGCAGGGACTCGCCTACACCGTCACATCCATGTTCTGGCAAAGCACAAACACCGGATTCATCGCCCTGTACATCGGCACCAGCCCTGACAAGGTCGATCAATCGATGGCCGGATTCAAAACGGTGCTTGCAGACCTTGCAGCCACCCCGCTCCCGGAAGTCGAATTGGAACGCGCCAGAAACATCATTGTCGGCAATTACTATCAGGATCACCAATCCCTGATTTCTCGAAGCCGTCAAGCGGCCAGTCTCATGGCTCGCGGATTTGATCGTGACTATGAAGAAAAACTCATTAAACACGCCAAAAATGTCACACCTCAAGACATTCAGGAAGCGGTCAAAAAATATATGACCGTTGACAAGGCATACATCATGAAAGTCACGCCATAG